From Paenibacillus sp. PvR098:
TCTCACCGGAGAACCGCTTATGATGAAATTTAATAAAATCAATCCCATCCAAGGGGCTAAGAATTTATTTTCTTTAAGGGCTCTGGTTGATTTTGCGAAATCGGTGTTAAAGATGTCGATCATTGGCGCGGTCGTTTATACGACACTGATGGGAGAAAAAGAATACATCATGAGGCTGGCACAGATGCCGTTGGAAGAAATAGCGCTCTTTACGTGGTCGCTTATAGTATCGCTTGGCCTTAAGATTGGTCTCATCTTGATTGTTCTGGCTATTTTCGATTATATGTATCAGCGTTATGAGCATGGCAAAAGCATCCGGATGTCCAAACAGGATATCAAGGATGAGTACAAAAAATCGGAGGGCGATCCTCTGATCAAAGGAAAGATTCGCGAAAAGCAGCGGAGAATGGCGCTTCAACGGATGATGCAGGAGGTGCCGAAGGCCGACGTTGTCATTACGAATCCGACGCACTTTGCGGTAGCCATTAAATATGATGGGGGTCAAATGCAAGCGCCGACCGTCATCGCTAAGGGAACCGATTATATTGCATTA
This genomic window contains:
- the flhB gene encoding flagellar biosynthesis protein FlhB codes for the protein MADFRLKINLQLFSQEKTEEATPKKKQDSRKKGQVAKSMDVPAAFILFFSFLSFSLFGAFMKDRLIGLFHSTLHDFLLLNLTVDNIIVLFEKISFQLLLIVGPIFLIAMVIAVISNYLQFGFLLTGEPLMMKFNKINPIQGAKNLFSLRALVDFAKSVLKMSIIGAVVYTTLMGEKEYIMRLAQMPLEEIALFTWSLIVSLGLKIGLILIVLAIFDYMYQRYEHGKSIRMSKQDIKDEYKKSEGDPLIKGKIREKQRRMALQRMMQEVPKADVVITNPTHFAVAIKYDGGQMQAPTVIAKGTDYIALKIKQIANDNGVITMENKPLARALYAQVEIGESIPADMFQAVAEVLAYVYKLKGKAN